The window ACCTTTTATCAATCTTCTCTATCTTAAGGAATTTTAAAACGTAGAATTTGTAAAAATATATAGCTGTTGCTCTGTTCATGAGACAGTAATAGCCTAAGCCAGTTGTAGCCATAGGAATGTCATCAATGTCAAAGCATAATATTGCCTGATAAACGTTATATGAAGAGCGCAGATACTGGTTGAACGAAGGGGTATCAATAGAGGTTATTTATATATACATCTCTGGTGGCGGGTGAGAAGCAGGATGATAGGCCGGTAAAAGTAAATCTGATTGACAAGGACAGGCTTATTGCTGGAGCAGGCTCATAAACTGTTTTTTAAATTTAAAATCTTAACTTCAAGACAAATGATAATTGTAGTAACATCAATAATTACGTTCTTTTTCGGCTACCTGTACGGACATAAAATAAAGCCGAACAGGAAGCTGCGCGAAGCTGTACGTGAAGTACGGGAACAGTGCAGAGCTGCACTGGAAGAGGGCAATAAGGGCGTGTATAAAACCCTGGTGACGGAAGATGATAAAACATCGGAGCTAACGGTAGAAGTAAAAGAACTTGCCGTTACTGAAGCCGGGCAGGTTAAGGTGCAGTACCTGAGTGCATTCTATAGAAATCCTGAATTCAGAACCAAAAAAGGCGATGCACTGCTGAATGAAGTTCGTGATTTGCTGGGTGAGTATTTGCCCCTGCACGAAATTGAATGGTACGAAACCAACGAGCGTCATGATAATATCAAAAAATATGTAAATACGCTTGAAAAGTCCTTTAGAAAACAATTAAGAGCATAAGTAAGATGGAAAAAAACCAAATCTCGATAGCCGAAAACCAGGAACTGATACAGCAAAAAGCAATTGCTCTTTCTAAAACCATTGATCCTGACAAACCGGAAACCCTTAATAATTTTGGTGTTGAAACACAGCGCAAGCTGGGGTATTACTCCAATGAATTGCTTTCGAAGGTAAAGGTGAAAGACTCTGGCGATGCCGGCACGGCCATTAATGAGCTGCTGGCACAGATCAGCATGATCAAGATCGACGAAGCAGAAAATCCAAGCCGCCTCTCCCGCATGGTCAGCGGTCTCCCTTTCATGCAGCGATTTGTTGATAAGTCTAAACGAATTGCCAGCCAGTATAACACTGTTTCTGAAAACGTAGATGATGTAGTGCTGAAGCTGGAAAGAACCCGCCAGAGTATACTAAAAGATTCTACAAGCCTTGAAGTAATGTTCAAGCAGGCGGTTGAGTACATTCATGAGGTCAGGTCTATTATTTCTGCCGGAAAGCTTAAAATTGAAGAGCTGGAGAATACCACTATACCGAAACTGCAGCAGGAGGTAGAAGATAGCAATCAGGATGAGCTGGCCGTGCAGCGCCTTAGTGATATGATTGCATTCAAGGAAAAACTGGAAAAGAAGGTGCATGACTTTACACTTTCTCATACCATAGCTACCCAGTCGATGCCCCAGATCAGAATGAT of the Flammeovirgaceae bacterium 311 genome contains:
- a CDS encoding toxic ion resistance protein (COG3853 Uncharacterized protein involved in tellurite resistance), whose product is MEKNQISIAENQELIQQKAIALSKTIDPDKPETLNNFGVETQRKLGYYSNELLSKVKVKDSGDAGTAINELLAQISMIKIDEAENPSRLSRMVSGLPFMQRFVDKSKRIASQYNTVSENVDDVVLKLERTRQSILKDSTSLEVMFKQAVEYIHEVRSIISAGKLKIEELENTTIPKLQQEVEDSNQDELAVQRLSDMIAFKEKLEKKVHDFTLSHTIATQSMPQIRMIQTTNDVLAQKIQNSINTVIPVWRQQVAIALGLEKQRKALDIQKKVTDTTNAMLLKNSELLKTNVVVAAKENERGIVDLETLKKVNRDMIETLDAVIKISEEGSKKRAEAVKELTQVQEELNSKIIGTFSKSKQIEVE